GATAGCCCTCGGTGCCGACGTCGCCGGCACCCGTCCACTCCACCCCGACGCGGTACTCATGGCGCATGCCACCCAGGCTAGCCAGGCACGCGGGTCGCCCGCCGGGCCGCGCGTAGGATCGAGAGCATGACCGACGTGCTCGCACCCCAGTCCCGCTCCGTCACGACCCCCATCCCGGGTCCGCGCAGCCAGGAGCTGCTCGCGCGCAAGGCGAAGGTGGTGCCGCAGGGCGTGCCGAGCCAGCTGCCCGTCTTCATCGCCTCGGCGCACGACGCGATCATCACCGACGTCGACGGCAACCGCTTCATCGACCTCGGCTGCGGCATCGGCGTCACGACCGTCGGCCACACGAACGACGCCGTCGTCGCCGCCGTGCAGGAGCAGGTCGCGCGCCTCACGCACTCGCTGTTCGGCACGACCCCGTACGAGTCGTACGTGCGCGTCGCCGAGCTGCTCGCCGAGCTCACGCCCGGCGACTTCGAGAAGCGCTCGTTCTTCGTGAACTCGGGCTCGGAGGCCGTCGAGAACGGCGTGAAGATCGCCCGCCGGTACACGCGTCGCCGCGCCGTCGCGGTGCTCGAGCACGGCTACCACGGCCGCACGAACCTCACGATGACGATGAACTTCAAGCCGGCGCCGTACGCGACCGGCATGGGGCCGCTCGCCTCCGACATCTTCCACGCGCCCGGCTCGTACCCGCTGCGCGACGGCCTCGACGGCGCCGCCGCCGCGAAGCGCACCATCTGGTACCTCGAGAAGCACGTGGGCGTCGAGGACCTCGCGTGCCTCGTCGTCGAGCCCATCCAGGGCGAGGGCGGCTTCATCGTGCCCGCCGACGGCTACCTCCCCGCCATGCAGGAGTGGTGCACCGCGAACGGCG
The sequence above is a segment of the Agrococcus jejuensis genome. Coding sequences within it:
- a CDS encoding aminotransferase class III-fold pyridoxal phosphate-dependent enzyme — protein: MTDVLAPQSRSVTTPIPGPRSQELLARKAKVVPQGVPSQLPVFIASAHDAIITDVDGNRFIDLGCGIGVTTVGHTNDAVVAAVQEQVARLTHSLFGTTPYESYVRVAELLAELTPGDFEKRSFFVNSGSEAVENGVKIARRYTRRRAVAVLEHGYHGRTNLTMTMNFKPAPYATGMGPLASDIFHAPGSYPLRDGLDGAAAAKRTIWYLEKHVGVEDLACLVVEPIQGEGGFIVPADGYLPAMQEWCTANGVVMIADEVQSGVCRTGKTFAAEHFGWVPDLVLSAKGIAGGMPLAGVTGRADIMDAVHTGGIGGTFGGNPVSCAAAVAVLEQVQSSDLNGKAQRIEAVLRPLLEALAAKHDVIAEVRGHGAMLAIELVDPATGDPVPSAPISKAAGEQGVLVLTAGTDYNVLRFLPSLAITDAQLEDAIAVIDEAFSAL